The genome window TTTCGCGTGCCAGTCGCCAATTCTCGAGATCGTGAATGGCTACTTCGGGATGTTCACCCAACTGCGTAAGTATGCGGTGTTCAGGAACGCATTCTCCAACCATTCGGAGAACGGGAAGTGGCACCGTGACGGCGCCTGCGACGCGATGGTCATGCGTGTTTTTGTCTACTTCGAAGACGTCAACGAACGCAATGGCGCCATGCGCTACGCTCGCGGCACTCATCATAGAAGTCTTCGCGGCAGTCGCGAAACTATCGACAGCGCCCAATTGGAGGCCATGTCCGTTTCATGCGGCGGACCCTGCGGCACACTTGTCTTTGCCGATACGCGCGGCTACCACCGTGCAGAGAAGTTCACCGAGGGTGGGCGCTGGCTCTACTACGGCATGTTCACGTCGCCCGGGTTCGGCGCGGACTACTTCCGGCGTCAGGAACATCGCCAGGCGCAGCACGGTGATCCCGTCTCCTGGGCGTTATCCAGCCCGCAGACGCTCGCCGACAACTTCCGGTCTGTCCCATGAGCGCGAACGATCAACCATCGGCAGATCGGCTGGAGCCTTCGCCAGGTTCGGAACACACCTGGCAGGCGCGGCTTACCTGGGGACAGCGGCAAATGTACCGCGCGATGCAGCTCGATCCTCAAGCCGAGCACTTCCACATGACTGACATGCTGCTGTTGCGCGGGCAGATCGACCTGGAACGCCTGTCGCTCAGCCTGGCGCAAACCTTCGCTGCGCATCCGGCGTTGCATATCCGGCTGGTGCCGTCTACCGACAGCGCGGAAGGTGTCGTGCAGCGCTTCGACGGCCTTATGCCGGTCGACTGCCTTGTGCATGACTGGTCCGGGCTGCCATCCATCGAGATCGAAGCCCGGCTGGCCGAGATACGTACACGTTTTGGCCGAGCACCGTTCGATCTCGCGGCAGGACCACTGTTTCGCGTTACGCTGGTGCGCACCCGCACTGACGAAGCCTACCTGTTGATGACGTTGCATCATCTATTGGCCGATGACTGGTCCATGGGGCTGCTACAGCAGGACTTGGCAGCGCGCTACACCGGCGTTTCGATCACGGCTGAAGCGCCAGCACCGTACTTCGAGTTCGCGCGCCACCAGGAGGCTTGGCTACAGTCGCGCGAGGGTGCCAAAGCGGTCGCTTACTGGACGGCGCTTCTCCAGGCCCTGCCGGTTCGCTTTCCCATCCCGGCCGATCGGCCGCGCCCGACAACGCCCCTATTGGGGCGTGCCACTGTGAGTGGCAGGTTGGCGGGGGAGGTCTCGCAGTCGTTGAGGAAGGTGGGGCGCGATGCGCGTGGCACCCTGTTTCCCGTGATGTTGGCGGCCTACAACGTGCTGCTGTGGCGGCTTTCACTGTGCTCGCAAGTGCCGGTTGCGACCCTGGTGGCCAATCGTGAAGATGGCACGTTCGACCGAACGGTGGGGCTGTTCTTCAATACGATTGTCCTGGTGTCCGATGTCCGGTCCGAGCAGCCGTTCTGCGATTTTGTCGCACAGGTGATGGCCACGACACTCGATGGCATGCAGCGCCAGGCGGTTCCGTTCCAGTATCTGGTCGATCGCCTCTGTCCGATGAGGGATCCGGCGCGCGTACCCTTCACCCAGGCGATGTTCTCGTTCATGGCGGGAGCGGGCCGGCGTTTGCGCATCGCAGATGCTGAGCTTGAGCAGTTCGGTGGCATCGACACTGGATCGGCCTACGACCTCAAGGTCACGGCCTACGAAAAAGACGACGGCGTGGAGATTTTGTTCGAGTACGATGCGGACCTCTTCAATGCCACTACTGTGCGGGCTTGGCACAGCACCTATCTGAACATCCTGGCGGACGCTGCGGCGCAACCCCGCGCGCCAGTGCAAACGCTGGGGTTCACTCAGACCGATCACAAGGGCAGCGTCCTGGTTGTACAGGACACATGGGGAGCCCCAGTGCCGCCCGGCTTCGCGGGTGAGCTGTGCCGCCACCAAAGTGGGGAAGTCGTGCGTACGGGAATCCTGGCGCGACGGACCGCGGAGGGCCGCATTCAGCCTTACGAGGTGAGGCCTGCGTTTTTCGAGGTGGAGGGTAGGCGGGTTGAAGTCTCTGCAATCGAACACTGCGCGCAAGCCGTCACCGGCGTTCGTCAGGCACTGCTGACTTTCGATGAGACCCGCGGCCTTGCCATCCACCTGGTCGTCGAGGCCGGGGTATTCCGCCTTACGGCGTTGCGCCGGCATCTTTTCGCATCGCTGCCGGCATTCTGTGTACCGAGCCTCTTTCGCATTATTCCATGGGTGTCAGAGTCGATCGGCGGTATCCCGGACCTCGACGAGCTGTGGCAGACCGGTCGAGAGGCCGAGACCTTCTCGAGCAGCCAAGAGCCGCGTGACCCGCACGAGACCCAGGTGCTGGACATCTGGTCGCAGGCCTTGGGCATTTCCTCCCTTGGTCCGGACGATGACTTCTTGGGCTCGGGTGGCAATTCGCTGACGGCGGCATTGATCGTCGCGCAGACCAACGGCCACTTCGGCTGCTCGATCACGCTTCGCCAACTATTCGATACCCGCACTGCAGCCCGCTTTGCCGTCTTGACGTACCCGAACCAGGCCAGCGCCAAAGTACGGCCTTGGTATGAACAAACACAGGTACGCAGTGCCCACTCGGCTCAGATCGAGGCGGACGGCAGCGTGTCTTATCCGGTGTCCGAGGCGCAGGCGCGCATGTGGATACTGGACCGGCTAATCGGCCCGTCCGACCGTTATGTCCTGAAAAATGTCTATCGCGTCGATGGACCGCTCGACGCCGAGGCGCTCGGCACGGCGTTCGCGGCGTTGGTCCGTCGACATGAGCAATTGCGCGCCGTCTTTCTGGAGACCGATGGGCTGGTGCGCCAGTGCATCCTGCCAGTTGAGCGTGTGGCGCTCAACGAAACATTCTGGGATTCGCTGCCTGGCTCAGAGTCGTCTCCCCCCGCATCGATCGCGCAGGCGGTCGATGCGCTTTTCGACCTGCGCACGGGGCCGTTGGCCCGTGCGCTGCTGGTGCGGACCCGTGACCCCGCCGTCCATTTCCTGTACCTGACGCTTCACCACATTGTGGCGGACGGTTGGTCATTGGGGGTGCTCTTTGACGATTGGTTGCGCCTCTATAGCGGTGACCGGGCCTTGCCCGCGCTGCCGGGGCAGTACCGCGACTACTGCTGCTGGAAAGCCTCGCATGCTGTGAAGGCAACTGTCGGGGCCGACCTGAGCTACTGGCGCGAGCGACTGGCGGGCGCGAGCGCTACGTTGTCGCTACCGGCGCGAGTCCGGGGAACGGACGTTTCGCAGCGGGGAGGGCGCCATGGGTTTCGGCTGTCTGCGCCGCTGTACAAGCAGTTGAGTTCCCTCGCTGGGGCAGAGAACGCAACCGTCTACGCCGTGTTGCTGGCCGCCTTTGCAACAGTGCTGTCGCGGCATACGGGGCAGAGCGACCTGAGCATTGGCGTACCCATCGCGAACCGCAACGAAGTGGGCACTGACCGGATAGTGGGGCTGTTTGTCAATACGGTCGTGATGCGCTTGCGTATTGATGCGTCCGCTTCGCTACGCGATTTGCTGTTGGTCGCGCGCGACACGGTGCATGAGGCCCTTGCGCATGGGGCGGCGCCGTTCGAGGCGGTTGTCCAGGCGCTGCAACCGCAACGGCATATGGATGCTTCGCCGTTGTTCGAAACCATGTTTACGTTCCAGAATCTGCCACCGGTGCCCTCCGTGCCGGGCGAACTTTCCTTACGGGGGGTACGACAGCCAGCCGCGCAGGCGAAGTTCAAGCTGGGTTGCACACTGACGCTGGTGGAGGGGATGGCCTATGGCGAGCTGGAGTTTCGCGAAGACTTGCTCGATTCGGCACTGATAGAGCGCTTCGCCGCCGATTATGTCTCGGTTCTGACGCAATGGGCGCAGCGGCCGGATTCAACCTGTGGGGCATTGCGCGTGAGTATTGCGCGACCAAGGCCGATTGCCGCGGCAAGCGCGCCCAGCCTGGTTGGCATGGGGGCCCTCTGGGAAATAGTCCATAGACAAGCGCAGCGCACGCCGGATCGGGCTGCACTTCGCGACCGGCTGACCGTGCTGTCTTACACACAGCTCGATACGCAGTCCGCACGTATCGCCGCTGCGTTGCGCGCCCTGGGCCTGGGGCACCACGCTCGGGTCGGCCTGTGCATGCCTCGTTCGCCGCAGGCCATCGTATGCCTGCTGGGCATTTTGCGTGCAGGTGCGGCCTATTGTCCAATGGACGCCGATGGGGACATTGAGGTTTGGCGCGAACAAGCCCACGGTGCCCGGCTCGATGCGCTGGTGATGCGGTCCGACGACCCAGTGCAAGTGAACGGCCTGCGAATATTATCTTTCGAGCATCTGGTGGCCCTGGGCGGGGAGGAGGTACCCAGCGCCGCTCTCCATCCCCAGGCGACTGCCGTGGTGTTCCGGACTTCAGGATCCACTGGACGGCCGAAGTATGTGAGCGTACCGCACGAAGGCATTCTGGCGCTCATCGCCTGGGCCTGTGACACCTATGATCCCGAGACCTACCGACACAGCACGTTGGCAACCTCGTTGGGCTTCGATGTGTCGTTGTTCGAGATGTTTGTCCCTTGGGCCCTGGGTGGTTGCGGTGTGCTCATGGACCATTTGCTCGTACCGTACGGGGGCGAACCACCGCTCAGCTGCGTCAGTGGCACACCGTCCCAGGTACGGGCCTTGCTCGAGCAGCGGTGCTTCCCTGTTGGGGCGGTCACGTTGAATGTGGCGGGTGAGGCGCTGCCACCTGATCTGGTGCAGCGAATCTTTGAGCAAACGCAGGTGCACCGGATCGTCAACCTGTACGGGCCGACGGAATGCTCGATTTATGCGAGCTGCGAAGACATCCGGCGCAATGGCGGCCCTATCGAAACAGTGCGTATCGGTCATCCGCCGCCTCACGTTTCGATGTACGTGATCGACACCATGGGGTGTGAAGCCCCCGAGGGCGTCGCCGGCGAAATCTGCATTGGCGGCCGAGGCCTGGCACACGGTTATACCGGGCAGGCCGCATTGACGGCCGAACACTTCCTACCCGACCCTTTCTCTGGCGTACCCGGCGCGCGCATGTATCGAACGCGGGACATCGGACGAGTCGATTCCGAAGGGGCAGTGTCCTACCTTGGGCGTGCGGACGGGGTGCAGAAGCTGCGTGGGATCTGGGTGAATTTCCATGAGCTTGCAGCCGATATCCGCGCGTGTCCCGGTGTAGGCGATGCCGTGGTGTTACCGATCCCGGCACAGGAAGGCGAGGGCGAGACCGGCGTAGTCGCATTCTGTGTGCCTGAGGACGGGGCACACTTTGATGAGGCAAGCCTGCGCCGCTTGTTTCGCCAGCATGTGGGGCGTACACGGCCCTTGGCCTATGGCAGGATCATCAACCGTTTTGTCAGGCTCGATGTGCTGCCGCTTACGCCAAACGGAAAAGTCGATCTGCAATCGCTCGCGTCGCTGGTTCCTGGCAGGCCGGTGCGCTCGAGCGGGGCAGTGGTGCAGACCGACCTACTGTGGCATGCGCTGCGCGACGCCTGGAGCAGGGCGCTGAACGTCGAGGATCTGGACGAGAGCGACGACTTCTTCGTCCAGGGCGGCCATTCGCTGCTGGCCCTGCGCATGCTGGGGGACATCGAGGCCTCCACGGGGCTTGCGCTGCCATTTGCTTCGATCTTCGAATTTCCGGTATTCGCCGAGTTTGTCGAAGAAGCCGCCAGGGTTGCACGCATGCAGGCTCGACCTGATGCGGCGGCAGGGCCAATCCAGCGGGTGAGGAGGGGAGACGGCAGTCACTTGCCGGTTTCCGCGGCGCAGCGGCGGCTGTGGTTCCTCGACCAGTTCGAGCAGGGGACACACCACAATGTACCCATCATGCTGCATCTGCATGGGGCGACGGATGCCGATCGATTGATACAGGCTGTGCGGGCGTGTTTGCACTGCCATGAGGTATTTCGCACTTCGTTCCATTTCGTCGATGGCGACATTGTGGCGAGCATCGCTGACGCCACCGCCATAGAACCGTTGCTGGATGACTGGTCCATGCTGACGCCCCAGGTGCGTCGGGACCGCGAGTCAGCTTGGCGTCAAGACCAGGCGACTCATCGCTTCGATCTGTCACGTCCAGGCCTCGGGCGGGTTCAACTGGCTCGCCTGGGGCACGATGAGTGGTTGCTGGCGATGGTATTCCATCACATCGTCACCGACGGTGCGTCCATCGCGCTGTTGACGCGTGAAATTGGCCAGCGCTACGGGTGCCCGGACAGGGTACCGGCGCCGCAACTGCAATACGTGGACTATGCCGCCTGGGACCGCCGAAATGCCAACAACCCAGCTCATCAGGAACACTTGGCCTACTGGACGACGCAATTGAGTGATGCGCCCGCTTTCCTGTCGTTACCTGCCGACTATCCGCGGCCAGTGGTGTCCAGCCACGCCGGAGCGGCTCACGCGTTTCTCCTGCCAAGGGAAGAGCTGGAGGATGCCGGCCGGTTATTTGCACAGCTTGGCGTGTCACGCTTTACCGGACTGCTCACGCTTTTCAAGCTTGCGGTGCACCATCACACCGGCAGTCGCGACATTTGCATTGGCACGCCGGTGACAAACCGCCGCGCTTTGCCGACGCACGTGATGCAGGGGTATTTCCTCGACATGCTGGTCATCCGCACACGATTTGTGGCGACTGACACCCTTGCCGATCTCATCGCCAATGTGAGCGCGCTATGCAGCGCAGCCTTCCGTCACCAGGCCCCCGGCTTCGATGCGATCGTTGAACGGCTACAGCCTGAACGGACATCGGGCTATCACCCCATGTTCCAGTTGGCTTTCGTCTACACGGACGGTGCCGCGCCCGATAGCGAGACCCCCGACCTTCGTTGGGTCGCCTCGCAAGGGGGCAATCGTGGTGCACAGTTCGACCTGACCTGCCATTGCAACGAAACGCTGGAAGGGCTGTGGGTGACGTTGGACTACAAGACCGAGTTGTATGCGCCGCAGACCATCGTTCGTTTTGGCGACTATTTGCGCCGTTGCCTGGCGTTACTCCGACACCAGGTGCAGGAACCCATTGCGTCCTTTCCTATTGCACACGCGCCAGAGTCCGTGGGGCGCATCGCCGTGGGCCCGCAGGTGGTTGACAAGCGCCTGGCGGATGGTTTCGAGCGTCAGGCATCGCTCAACCCTGATGCCATTGCGGTCAAGACCACGGCAGGAGATTTCAGCTACGCGACGCTCGAGACACAGGCGAATCGGTTGGCGGCCCGCTTGTTGCGAGATGGCCTGCAGCCGGGAGAACGAGTCGCCGTGTGCCTGGAGCGAAACGAGTCGTTGCTCGTTGCGTTATTGGCCATCAGCAAGGCGGGCGGTTGCTTCGTGCCGTTCGATAGCCAGACCCCATTACTTCGCCTGCAAGGGATTCTCACGCGCCACGCTATCCGCCGCCTGGTCACTACCCACGCGCTCCTTGCTCCGCTGTCAGGCGTGGCACAGCCCTTGGCGCTTTCACACCTTTATGACTTTGGAACATTCACCGTGGCCCCGGCCTGGCCCGGGGTCGGTTGCATTGTGGGTCGGCAGGACTGGGCTGGTGAAAGTGACGAGCGCGTGTCTGCCCAGCGCAGTTCCCGGTTGCCGGCCTATGTCATCTTCACCAGCGGCTCGACGGGTATGCCCAAGGGCGTCGTGATCGGACATGCAGCCGCTTGTTCGACGATCGACTGGATTAATGCACGTTTCGGTATAAAAACCGGTGACCGCCTGATGTGGTGTGCTTCCGTCGGATTCGACCTGTCGATCTATGATCTGTTCGGCACGCTTGCTGCGGGCGGCACGGTGTGTGTCGCCGACAGAGGCATGTTGGCGGATCCGGTCATTCTGGCGTCATACCTGACCCATTGGGAGATCACCATCTGGAATTCCGCGCCCGCAGCGCTGCAGTTCGCACTCTCTGGATGCGAGGTGCTTGGCGCAGCCTATCGCTGCGACTCGTTACGCCTGGTCATGCTCAGTGGCGACCGGATCCCGGTCAAGCTGCCTGCCGCCGGTAGCGTGCCATTTCCGAATGCGCACTGGCATGCACTGGGGGGCGCGACCGAGGCCGCGATCTGGTCGAATCACTACGAGATAGGCGATAGGGAGGGCGCTTTGGCGATTAGCCGCACCCCAGCGATTCCTTACGGCCGCGCGTTCGGGGCCGCGACTTACTATGTCATGAACAATGATTTCCAAGTCTGTCCAGATGGCGTGGAAGGCGAGCTGTTCATTGGCGGTGGCTGCCTGGCGGACGCTTATCTGGATGCGCCGGATCTGACCGCGGAACGTTTCTTGCCCAACCCGTTCGAGGCAGGAGCCAGGCTCTATCGCACGGGGGATCGTGCCAAGCGCGACGCGTTCGGCACCTTATGGATCCTGGGGCGATGGGACAACCAAGTGAAGGTCCGCGGCCATCGTATCGAACTCGGCGAAGTAGAGAATACGCTCCAAGGGCTGGACCAGGTGAAGTGCGCAGTGGTGCTGAAGGACGCGTTGCGCGATGCGATCTATGCATATGTCGAGTGTCATGCGCCTGGCGTCCTTGATTGTGCGGAGATACATCAGCATCTGGCCAACCGTTTGCCTTACTACATGATACCGAGCGCTATTTATCCTATCGAAGCCTGGCCGATGACAGCCAACGGCAAGCTTGATCGCGGGCAGCTCTCACGTTCCCATGAAGACGTTGAGGCCAAGCGTCATCATGCGCCGCTTCCCGCCGCCGGCACGGTCGCTCACCAGCTCGGGGCCATCTGGGAGGCGGTGCTGCAGGTCCCTGTGAATGACCCTGACCGAAGCTTTTTCGATTACGGTGGCTCGTCGCTCAAGGCCATCGAGATGTTGCACAAGGTAGCTGCGCATTTCGGCACGGCACTGCGAGTGAGGGACATTTTTCATCACCAGACCCTTTCGTTGTTCGCCACGTGCATCGAACGGCGAGGGGCAAACGTCTACGCGTTGGAGAGCAATGATGCAGTGACCCTGTGGAAGCCCGGAGACACCGCGCTGCCTGCACTTGTCCTTATCGCGCCACCCGGCGCGGACGGCGCATGCTATGCCGCGCTGATGGACGAACTGTCCCCATTGCCCTGCGCCATATACACCGTATCGTTGACGCTGTCCGTCCTGCGACGTTGGCATGAGGGGCTTGACCACACGATTGACGCCCTGTGCCTGGAGCTGGCCTGCGCCATCGCAGACGCAGGCATTACGAAGTTCGTGCCTTGTGGCTGGTCTTTTGGCGGCACGCTCGCTGCGCACATCCAGAGGCACGATGGGGAGCGGAAATTATCACCTCCGGCACTTTCATTGCTTATCGACAGTTTTGAGGCGGACGTTGTCGCCTGCGCAATAGCATCCGGAGAAAAAAGCGGGAGGTCATTTGACGGACCGATAGGCTCTGGCTTGTTGCCGGTCGATGCAGATGACGCTGCAAGGGCCGAACTGGTATCGCTATCATTCGCGGTGTTGCAGGCGGGTAATGGCAACAAGACGATCCCGGCGCAGAGCCGTATCGAGCTGATTGAAAGTATGCGCGGCGCCAGTACTCGAGCTTCGGCCAGTTGGCCTGGACAACGGCTCCTGCGTACCGATGTACTCGATGCACATCATTACGAGATGCTGCATCAACCTTGGGCGAAGGAAGTGGCCACATGGATCAAGACATGCCTGGGGCGCACCCATGAGTTCCAGTTTTTGACTATGCAGAGGGATTAATGAGCATGCAAACCGGAATTCTCATCGTGTCTCGTGAGCGAGCCTCTTGGCTGGTTTTCTGTGTGATCGCCGGGCTGGCATCTTCCTGCGCGGTCATCCTGGCGATTCGGGAAATTGCCCTCGTGCTGGCGGATGCTGGCTCGGGACCTGCCTTCTCATGGCGCATATTCCTCATCGCGCTGGCCGTGAGCATCCTGGGCGGCCTCAGCTCGCAGCTTGCGCTTGGGCACCTGGGTGTGCGGCTTGTGCACGAGCTACGGCTCCACGTTGCGCAGCGTATACTCCAGCTTCCCTATCGGGAGTATGAGCAACAGGGGTTCTCCCGCATGTACGCCATGCTCTCGGATGACGTTACCAAAGCGTCAACCGCACTTGGCACGTTGCCTATGTGTGTGGTCTGCATAGGGCTGGTGGTGTTCGGGCTCGGTTACTTGCTGTTGCTTTCACCCTGGCATTTCGCGCTGGTAGCGGTGGTTTTGTTTTTGGGCATCGTCATTGCTCGCTATGCCTCGGCCCGCACCAGTCGCGCGCTGCGGGAGGTGCGGGCGCTCGAAGATCAGATGCAGGACCTGTACCGCGCCATGATAGAGGGGGCGAAAGAGTTCCGCTTCAGCACACGGCGGCGGCGAGACTTTCTCGCCTCGGTACTTTCGCCGCTGAGTTCGCGGCTCGCGTCGCGCAAACAGGCGAGCGGGGCGTTGTGGAGCGTGACGGTGCAATGGAACAACCTGGTCTTCTTCCTGCTGCTAGCGGTGGTGGCTATCCTGCCGCGGCATATGCCGATCAGCGACGCGAGCACCATGACCACCTACGCTTTGGTGCTGCTGTTGTTGCGTGCGCCCATCATGGCATTGATGGAATTGGTGCCGACGGTCCTGGCCGGAAAAGTCGCGCTCGACCGACTGGCGCAATTGGATGTGGCTCATTCTGCGAGCAGTGCGGAGGAGCCGTCGGTGACGCCATCGATCCGCACCCTGGCGCTGCGCAGCGTCTGCTTCGACTATGCGGCGGAACCAGGCGAGGCGGGCGTTCGCCTTGGCCCCATCGACTTGTCGTTAAGGTCGGGAAAAATCATCTTCATTACTGGCGGTAACGGCTCCGGCAAGACTACGTTGGCGAAACTGTTGTCAGGTTTGTACGCCCCGAGTGAGGGCAGTGTCTTGCTCGACGGTGTGGAGCTGAAGCCTGATGTGACGACCGTGTTGCGGCATTACGCCAGTGCAATCTTCAGCGATTTTTTCGTGCTTCCCTACGAAGGGCAGCGCAGTAACGTTGCCATAGATCTCGCGTCTTGGGAAAAGCGGCTTGGGCTGGATGACAAACTCTCGGCAGCGAGCGAGTGGCGCTCGGCGCCGCGTCTTTCTCAAGGTCAGCGCAAGCGCCTTGCATTGTTGAATCTTGTCGCACAGGACAAGCCTGTCTGTCTCTTTGACGAGTGGGCTGCGGATCAGGACAAGGATTATCGTGATCTATTCTATCGACAGCTTTTGAGAGAGCTGGCGGCAAAGGACAAAATCGTGATTGTAGTCTCGCACGACACCGACTATTTTTTTGTCGCTGATATTGTTATTCACATGAAGGACCTGAAGGTCACCCACATCGAGGAGAAGGATCAATGAGCTGGGACCATGAAGATACGGAGTTCAATGTTGTCGTGAATCACGAAGAGCAGTATTCGATCTGGCCTCTCTACAAGGAGATACCAGCAGGCTGGAGAACCGTCGGTGTCCAAGGGAAGAGGGCGGTGTGTCTCGATTACATCGAAAAGACCTGGACCGACATGCGTCCGCTCAGCCTGCGTAAGGCGATGGAGAACTCATCGAGCAGTTCCTCTTGAGTCGCGAACCCATGGACAGGTCGGGGATGATAGCGCTCGCGCCCTCTGTTTTTCGCGTTCAACCATCGAAGGTCACACCGACGAAATATTGCAGCTTCTTTGTCGTCCATCCCCAGGGCAATCTGATGCTGCCCTGTTTCGCCAAAGGTGCAAGTATCGAGGGGGACTTCGAGGCTATGGCGAATATGGGCGGGGTCAGCGCGCAACTGCTCGGCGATATGCATTTGAAGAGCAACCATTGCGATGTGCTGCATAAGCGTTTTGGTGCCTGGACGTACTGCAGTGAGCCTGAGCGGGATGATGTGGGTAAGAGTGTAGGGAGCGTGAAGGCATTTCCCTTTCACAGGCACCATCTGTTTCCACATGTCGAGGTGATTCCTACGCCTGGACACCGTCCCGGGGGGACTTGCTTCCTGGTTGAAATGGATGGCTTTCGTGCTTTGTTCGCGGGTGACAACGTCGGCTATGATGGGGCGAATTGGACGGCCTTTCCCTCTAAATCGGGCAAGGAGGCGTTGCGGCAATCACTGTCGGTACTTGCCGACTGCGAGTTCGATGTGCTGTATGCGATCACGCTTGCGGTAGAGCCTGTGTGTTCGATCAGCCTCCCAACCGCTGAAGCACGCCAGTGTTTTTTCAACGACGTGGCCGTCCAGGCCGGCCTCGTCTGACGTCCGTTCTTTATCATGCCTATCTTCCCCGAACTCAAGCAGGCATTTATCCAGCGGGTGGAGCAGAACTTCCGCCCGGGGCATCGTGGCGGCATTGTGCAGTTCATCGTAGGCGAGCAGCCCGAGGGACGATTCCATGCGACGTTGACCGATAACGTTCGTTTCTCGGACGGCACACACAGGGCGCCGGACGCCAGCATCGAGATGTCAGAGGATATGTTCCAGGGATTGGTAGAGCACCCGGAACAACCTCTGCGCTGTGGTGCCAAGATGTCCGGCGACCAGGCATTATTGTCACTGATCGCGTTGGCGGCGCATGGGGAGGGCGCGACTGGCCCGGCCCGGCTACGCACGATCGATTCCCGCGCACAGAACTGGCTGCGGCTG of Pseudomonas fluorescens contains these proteins:
- a CDS encoding cyclic peptide export ABC transporter — protein: MSMQTGILIVSRERASWLVFCVIAGLASSCAVILAIREIALVLADAGSGPAFSWRIFLIALAVSILGGLSSQLALGHLGVRLVHELRLHVAQRILQLPYREYEQQGFSRMYAMLSDDVTKASTALGTLPMCVVCIGLVVFGLGYLLLLSPWHFALVAVVLFLGIVIARYASARTSRALREVRALEDQMQDLYRAMIEGAKEFRFSTRRRRDFLASVLSPLSSRLASRKQASGALWSVTVQWNNLVFFLLLAVVAILPRHMPISDASTMTTYALVLLLLRAPIMALMELVPTVLAGKVALDRLAQLDVAHSASSAEEPSVTPSIRTLALRSVCFDYAAEPGEAGVRLGPIDLSLRSGKIIFITGGNGSGKTTLAKLLSGLYAPSEGSVLLDGVELKPDVTTVLRHYASAIFSDFFVLPYEGQRSNVAIDLASWEKRLGLDDKLSAASEWRSAPRLSQGQRKRLALLNLVAQDKPVCLFDEWAADQDKDYRDLFYRQLLRELAAKDKIVIVVSHDTDYFFVADIVIHMKDLKVTHIEEKDQ
- a CDS encoding MbtH family protein produces the protein MSWDHEDTEFNVVVNHEEQYSIWPLYKEIPAGWRTVGVQGKRAVCLDYIEKTWTDMRPLSLRKAMENSSSSSS